Proteins co-encoded in one Pseudomonas beijingensis genomic window:
- a CDS encoding SIMPL domain-containing protein (The SIMPL domain is named for its presence in mouse protein SIMPL (signalling molecule that associates with mouse pelle-like kinase). Bacterial member BP26, from Brucella, was shown to assemble into a channel-like structure, while YggE from E. coli has been associated with resistance to oxidative stress.), whose protein sequence is MHTFSRPAALLALSLGTVASLPALAADELHYNQISLRAEVNKDVARDLMIVTLYTEEQNTDPAKLAATVSTTLNKAIGQAKEVKDITLRQGSRSSYPIYDNKGQKITGWRERAELRLESADFAALSKLTGELLGDLKMGGMDFAIATATRQSSEDALLKDAVNAFKARAQLATEALGGKGYKIVNLNFNTNGYPQPYMRPQMMMKAASMDAESVTPEVVPGTSQVTMTADGVVEVLMQ, encoded by the coding sequence ATGCACACGTTCAGTCGCCCCGCCGCCCTGCTCGCCCTCAGCCTCGGCACCGTCGCCAGCCTGCCGGCCCTGGCCGCCGACGAGCTTCACTACAACCAGATTTCCCTGCGCGCCGAAGTCAACAAGGACGTGGCGCGTGACCTGATGATCGTCACCCTCTACACGGAGGAGCAAAACACCGACCCGGCCAAACTCGCCGCGACCGTCAGCACTACGCTGAACAAAGCCATCGGCCAGGCCAAAGAGGTCAAGGACATCACCCTGCGCCAGGGCAGCCGCAGCAGCTACCCGATCTACGACAACAAAGGCCAGAAAATCACCGGCTGGCGCGAACGCGCCGAACTGCGCCTGGAAAGCGCCGACTTCGCCGCCCTGTCCAAACTCACCGGCGAACTGCTGGGCGACCTGAAGATGGGCGGCATGGACTTCGCCATCGCCACCGCCACCCGCCAGAGCAGCGAAGACGCCCTGCTCAAAGACGCCGTCAACGCCTTCAAGGCCCGCGCCCAACTCGCCACCGAAGCCTTGGGCGGCAAGGGCTACAAAATCGTCAACCTGAACTTCAACACCAACGGTTATCCACAACCGTACATGCGCCCGCAGATGATGATGAAAGCGGCGTCGATGGATGCTGAGTCGGTCACACCGGAAGTCGTACCTGGCACCAGCCAGGTGACGATGACGGCGGATGGGGTGGTTGAGGTGTTGATGCAGTAA
- a CDS encoding ABC transporter substrate-binding protein — protein MLKQAVIPFLVGASLLASAPFAQAATNLVFCSEGSPAGFDPGQYTTGTDFDASAETMFNRLTQFERGGTAVIPGLATKWDISEDGLTYTFHLREGVKFHTTPYFKPTREFNADDVLFTFNRMINKDDPFRKAYPTEFPYFTDMGMDTNITKIDKVDDHTVKFTLKDVDAAFIQNMAMSFASIQSAEYAAQLLKEGKASDINQKPVGTGPFVFKSYQKDSNIRYTGNKDYWKPDDVKIDNLIFAITTDPSVRMQKLKKNECQITLFPRPADLKALKEDKALKMPDQAGFNLGYIAYNVMDKIKGSNEPNVLADLKVRQALDMAVNKPQIIDSVYQGAGQLAVNAMPPTQWSYDTTIKDAKYDPEKAKELLKEAGVKEGTNITLWAMPVQRPYNPNAKLMAEMLQSDWKKIGLNVNIVSYEWGEYIKRSKGGENQAMIIGWSGDNGDPDNWLNVLFGCDSLAGNNFSKWCDKKFDGLVKEAKRTTDQSKRTELYKQAQHVLKDAVPMTPIAHSTVYQPMRANVQDFKISPFGLNSFYGVSVSK, from the coding sequence ATGCTTAAACAAGCGGTCATTCCGTTTTTAGTCGGCGCAAGCTTATTAGCCAGCGCACCTTTCGCCCAAGCCGCGACTAACCTGGTGTTCTGCTCCGAAGGAAGCCCGGCCGGTTTTGACCCTGGTCAGTACACCACCGGAACCGACTTCGACGCCTCTGCAGAGACCATGTTCAACCGCCTGACCCAGTTCGAGCGTGGCGGCACCGCCGTGATTCCTGGCCTGGCGACCAAATGGGATATTTCCGAAGACGGCCTGACTTATACCTTCCACCTGCGTGAAGGCGTCAAGTTCCACACCACCCCGTACTTCAAGCCGACCCGCGAATTCAACGCCGACGATGTGTTGTTCACCTTCAATCGGATGATCAACAAGGACGACCCGTTCCGTAAGGCCTACCCGACCGAATTCCCGTACTTCACCGACATGGGGATGGACACCAACATCACCAAGATCGATAAAGTCGACGACCACACCGTCAAGTTCACCCTCAAGGATGTCGACGCTGCGTTCATCCAGAACATGGCCATGAGCTTCGCCTCGATCCAGTCCGCCGAATACGCCGCCCAGTTGCTCAAGGAAGGCAAGGCCTCCGACATCAACCAGAAGCCGGTCGGCACCGGCCCGTTCGTGTTCAAGAGCTACCAGAAAGACTCCAACATCCGCTACACCGGGAACAAGGACTACTGGAAGCCTGACGACGTGAAGATCGACAACCTGATCTTCGCCATCACCACCGACCCGTCGGTGCGCATGCAGAAGCTCAAGAAAAACGAATGCCAGATCACCCTCTTCCCACGCCCGGCCGACCTCAAGGCCCTGAAGGAAGACAAGGCACTGAAGATGCCTGACCAGGCGGGTTTCAACCTGGGCTACATCGCTTATAACGTGATGGACAAGATCAAGGGCAGCAACGAGCCGAACGTGCTGGCCGACCTGAAGGTCCGCCAGGCGCTGGACATGGCGGTCAACAAGCCGCAGATCATCGACTCGGTCTACCAGGGCGCCGGCCAACTGGCCGTCAACGCCATGCCGCCGACCCAATGGTCCTACGACACCACCATCAAGGACGCCAAGTACGACCCTGAGAAAGCCAAGGAGCTGCTCAAGGAAGCCGGCGTCAAGGAAGGCACCAACATCACCCTGTGGGCGATGCCGGTCCAGCGTCCGTACAACCCGAACGCCAAGCTGATGGCTGAAATGCTGCAGTCCGACTGGAAGAAGATCGGCCTGAACGTCAACATCGTCAGCTACGAATGGGGCGAGTACATCAAGCGTTCCAAAGGCGGCGAGAACCAGGCGATGATCATCGGCTGGAGCGGTGACAACGGTGACCCGGACAACTGGCTCAATGTGCTGTTCGGCTGCGACTCGCTGGCCGGCAACAACTTCTCCAAATGGTGCGACAAGAAATTCGATGGCCTGGTCAAGGAAGCCAAGCGCACCACCGACCAGTCCAAACGCACCGAACTGTACAAACAGGCACAACACGTCCTCAAGGATGCCGTGCCAATGACACCTATCGCTCACTCGACGGTGTATCAACCCATGCGCGCCAACGTGCAGGACTTCAAGATCAGCCCATTTGGCTTGAACTCCTTCTACGGCGTCAGCGTCAGCAAATAA
- a CDS encoding aldehyde dehydrogenase family protein — protein sequence MADSKRFDNYINGQWVAGADYCTNINPSDLSDVIGEYAKADAAQVNAAIEAARAAFPAWSTSGIQARHDALDKVGTEILARREELGQLLAREEGKTLPEAIGEVTRAGNIFKFFAGECLRLSGDYVPSVRPGVNVEVTREALGVVGLITPWNFPIAIPAWKIAPALAYGNCVVIKPAELVPGCAWALAEIISRAGFPAGAFNLVMGSGRVVGEVLVNSPKVDGISFTGSVGVGRQIAVNCVSRQAKVQLEMGGKNPQIILDDADLKQAVELAVQSAFYSTGQRCTASSRLIVTAGIHDKFVAAMAERMQSIKVGHALKAGTDIGPVVSEAQLSQDLKYIDIGQSEGARLVSGGGLVTCDTEGYFLAPTLFADSEASMRISREEIFGPVANVVRVADYEAALAMANDTEFGLSAGIATTSLKYANHFKRHSQAGMVMVNLPTAGVDYHVPFGGRKGSSYGSREQGRYAQEFYTVVKTSYIGS from the coding sequence GTGGCAGATTCAAAGCGTTTCGATAACTACATCAACGGTCAGTGGGTGGCCGGTGCCGACTATTGCACCAACATCAACCCGTCTGACTTGTCCGATGTCATCGGTGAATACGCCAAGGCTGACGCAGCGCAAGTCAATGCCGCCATCGAAGCCGCCCGCGCCGCCTTCCCGGCCTGGTCGACCTCGGGCATCCAGGCCCGTCACGATGCGCTGGACAAAGTCGGCACCGAGATCCTCGCCCGCCGTGAAGAACTCGGTCAACTGCTGGCCCGGGAAGAGGGCAAGACCCTGCCCGAAGCCATCGGCGAAGTGACCCGCGCCGGTAACATCTTCAAGTTCTTCGCCGGTGAATGCCTGCGCCTGTCGGGCGATTACGTGCCGTCGGTGCGCCCAGGCGTCAACGTCGAAGTGACCCGTGAAGCCCTCGGTGTGGTCGGCCTGATCACCCCGTGGAACTTCCCGATCGCCATCCCCGCGTGGAAAATCGCCCCGGCCCTGGCCTACGGCAACTGTGTGGTGATCAAGCCCGCCGAGCTGGTACCGGGCTGCGCCTGGGCCCTGGCTGAAATTATCTCCCGCGCCGGTTTCCCGGCCGGTGCGTTCAACCTGGTGATGGGCAGCGGCCGGGTGGTCGGCGAAGTGTTGGTCAACAGCCCGAAAGTCGACGGTATCAGTTTCACAGGCTCCGTGGGCGTGGGCCGGCAGATCGCGGTCAATTGCGTGTCGCGCCAGGCCAAGGTGCAGTTGGAGATGGGCGGCAAGAACCCGCAGATCATCCTCGACGACGCCGACCTCAAGCAGGCCGTCGAACTGGCGGTGCAGAGCGCGTTCTACTCCACTGGTCAACGTTGCACGGCCTCGAGCCGCCTGATCGTCACCGCCGGCATCCACGATAAGTTCGTCGCGGCGATGGCCGAGCGCATGCAGTCGATCAAGGTCGGTCATGCGTTGAAGGCCGGCACCGACATCGGCCCGGTGGTTTCCGAAGCCCAGCTCAGCCAGGACTTGAAGTACATCGACATCGGCCAGAGCGAAGGCGCGCGGCTGGTCAGCGGTGGCGGTCTGGTGACGTGCGACACTGAAGGTTACTTCCTGGCGCCGACCCTGTTCGCCGACAGCGAAGCGTCGATGCGCATCAGCCGCGAAGAGATCTTCGGCCCGGTGGCCAACGTCGTGCGCGTGGCCGACTACGAGGCGGCGCTGGCGATGGCCAACGACACCGAGTTCGGTCTGTCGGCCGGTATCGCCACCACCTCGCTGAAGTATGCCAACCACTTCAAGCGCCATTCCCAGGCGGGCATGGTGATGGTCAACCTGCCGACCGCCGGCGTGGATTACCACGTGCCGTTCGGCGGACGCAAAGGTTCGTCCTATGGGTCGCGTGAGCAAGGTCGCTACGCGCAAGAGTTCTACACCGTGGTGAAGACCTCCTACATCGGTTCGTAA
- a CDS encoding ABC transporter substrate-binding protein, with the protein MDRTTFKPLLLTLALISSAPMAQAATTLVYCSEASPAGFDPSQYTSGTDFDASAETVFNRLTQFKRGGTEVEPGLATSWDVSPDGLAYTFHLRDGVKFHTTDYFTPSRDFNADDVLFTFQRLLDPQHPFRQAYPTESPYFTDMGLNTTIKSVEKVDEHTVRFNLNNVDAAFVQNLAMSFASVQSAEYAAQLLKEGQAGDLNQKPVGTGPFVFKRYQKDSQIRYAANTAYWKPEDVKLDNLIFSITPDAAVRLQKLKRGECQVSGYPRPADIEVIEQDPNLQVLKQPGFNLGFLAYNVTHPPLDQLKVRQALDMAIDKPAIIKAVYQSAGQLAQNALPPAQWSFDPSIQDAPHDVTKAKALLKEAGVAPGTTINLWAMTVQRASNPNARMSAQMIQQDWAKIGIKANIVSYEWGEYIKRAKNGEHDAMIYGWTGDNGDPDNWLGVLYSCAAVKGSNYAKWCDPAYDRLIQQAKVSTDRQKRIDLYQQAQKILKQQVPITPIANSTVFQPINRQVVDFKLSPFGLTPFYGVGLKK; encoded by the coding sequence ATGGACAGAACCACCTTCAAACCACTTCTACTCACCCTAGCCCTGATCAGCAGCGCCCCAATGGCCCAGGCCGCCACCACCCTGGTCTACTGCTCCGAAGCCAGCCCCGCCGGATTCGACCCCAGCCAATACACCAGCGGCACCGACTTCGACGCCTCGGCCGAAACCGTCTTCAACCGCCTCACCCAATTCAAACGCGGCGGCACCGAGGTCGAACCTGGATTAGCCACGAGCTGGGACGTGTCGCCCGATGGCCTGGCCTACACCTTCCACCTGCGCGACGGCGTGAAATTCCACACCACCGACTACTTCACCCCCTCCCGCGACTTCAACGCCGACGACGTGCTGTTCACCTTCCAGCGCCTGCTCGACCCACAACACCCGTTCCGCCAGGCCTACCCCACCGAATCGCCGTACTTCACCGACATGGGCCTTAACACCACGATCAAGAGCGTCGAGAAAGTCGACGAGCACACCGTGCGTTTCAACCTGAACAACGTCGATGCCGCCTTCGTGCAAAACCTGGCGATGAGTTTCGCCTCCGTGCAGTCCGCCGAATACGCAGCGCAGTTGTTGAAGGAAGGCCAGGCCGGCGACCTCAACCAGAAACCCGTCGGCACCGGGCCGTTCGTGTTCAAGCGCTACCAGAAGGACTCGCAGATCCGCTACGCCGCCAACACCGCGTACTGGAAACCCGAGGACGTGAAGCTCGACAACCTGATTTTCTCCATCACCCCGGACGCCGCCGTGCGCCTGCAAAAGCTCAAGCGCGGCGAATGCCAGGTCAGTGGCTACCCACGCCCGGCCGACATCGAAGTGATCGAACAGGATCCGAACCTGCAAGTGCTCAAGCAGCCCGGTTTCAACCTGGGCTTCCTCGCCTACAACGTCACCCACCCGCCCCTGGACCAGCTCAAGGTCCGCCAGGCGCTGGACATGGCCATCGACAAGCCGGCGATCATCAAGGCTGTGTACCAGAGCGCCGGGCAACTGGCGCAGAACGCCCTGCCACCGGCCCAGTGGTCGTTCGACCCGAGCATCCAGGACGCGCCCCACGACGTGACCAAGGCCAAGGCGCTACTGAAGGAGGCCGGGGTTGCGCCCGGTACAACCATCAATTTATGGGCGATGACGGTGCAGCGCGCCTCCAACCCCAATGCGCGAATGTCTGCGCAGATGATCCAGCAGGATTGGGCCAAGATCGGGATCAAGGCCAACATCGTCAGTTATGAATGGGGCGAGTACATCAAGCGTGCAAAAAATGGCGAGCATGATGCAATGATTTACGGCTGGACCGGTGACAACGGCGACCCCGACAACTGGCTGGGGGTGCTGTACAGCTGCGCGGCGGTCAAGGGCAGCAACTACGCCAAGTGGTGCGACCCGGCGTATGACCGCTTGATCCAGCAGGCCAAAGTCTCGACAGACCGCCAGAAACGGATCGATTTGTACCAACAAGCGCAGAAAATCCTCAAGCAACAGGTGCCGATCACCCCGATCGCCAACTCCACGGTATTTCAGCCGATAAACAGACAAGTGGTGGACTTCAAACTCAGCCCATTCGGCCTCACACCCTTCTACGGCGTGGGTTTGAAGAAGTAA
- a CDS encoding IS4 family transposase — MAKLALEHAIAPEWVDQVFEEHRQRQYSRELLFSTIIKLMSLVSLGLKPSLHAAARQLEDLPVSLAALYDKISRTEPALLRALVTGCAQRLAPTIKELGCTTMLPGWQVRVVDGNHLASTEKRLGALRHERGAARPGFSVVVYDPDLDQVIDLQACEDAYASERVCVLPLLADAEPGQVWLADRLYCTLPVMEACEQVKTSFVIRQQAKHPRLIQEGHWQEPVPVDAGTVREQIIQVRGGYQCRRVELTLHSPTDSGDSSLMFWSNLPESVSAQQIAELYRRRWSIEGMFQRLETILESEIETLGSPKAALLGFATAVLAYNVLAVLKRSVEQAHQASQPDGWEASTYHLAVQVRSGYEGLQIALPSECLPVIPLEKLAQRLLELARNIQPKQVAKNPRGPKVPKPKTWVQGTAVHAHVSTDRVIKAAKTKRP; from the coding sequence ATGGCCAAATTGGCGCTGGAGCACGCTATTGCTCCTGAGTGGGTCGATCAGGTTTTCGAAGAACATCGGCAACGGCAGTATTCTCGTGAGCTACTGTTCTCGACCATCATCAAGCTGATGTCCCTTGTTTCATTGGGTTTGAAGCCATCCCTGCACGCCGCGGCGCGGCAACTGGAAGATCTTCCTGTCAGCCTGGCGGCCCTCTACGACAAGATCAGTCGTACCGAGCCAGCTTTGTTGCGCGCCCTGGTCACGGGCTGTGCGCAGCGCCTGGCTCCAACCATCAAGGAGTTGGGTTGCACGACGATGTTGCCGGGTTGGCAGGTTCGGGTGGTGGACGGTAATCACTTGGCATCCACTGAGAAACGACTGGGGGCTTTACGCCACGAGCGCGGCGCCGCTCGGCCCGGGTTTTCGGTGGTTGTCTACGACCCCGACCTGGATCAAGTCATCGACCTGCAGGCATGTGAAGATGCCTACGCAAGCGAGCGTGTTTGCGTGCTGCCTCTCTTGGCGGATGCCGAGCCGGGCCAGGTGTGGCTGGCTGATCGACTCTATTGCACGCTCCCGGTCATGGAGGCTTGCGAACAGGTCAAAACCTCCTTTGTCATTCGTCAACAAGCCAAGCATCCACGCTTGATTCAAGAGGGGCATTGGCAAGAACCCGTGCCTGTGGACGCGGGCACTGTGCGTGAGCAGATCATTCAGGTCAGAGGCGGTTATCAGTGTCGGCGTGTCGAACTGACGCTTCATTCGCCAACAGACTCGGGTGACAGCAGCTTGATGTTCTGGAGCAACCTGCCTGAAAGCGTCAGCGCGCAGCAGATCGCGGAACTCTATCGCCGCCGCTGGAGCATTGAAGGCATGTTCCAGCGACTGGAAACAATCCTGGAGAGTGAAATCGAAACCCTTGGTAGCCCAAAGGCTGCGTTGCTCGGGTTCGCTACTGCGGTGTTGGCCTACAACGTCCTGGCCGTACTCAAACGAAGCGTCGAGCAAGCCCATCAGGCTTCCCAGCCTGACGGCTGGGAAGCCTCAACCTATCACTTGGCGGTTCAGGTCCGGAGTGGTTATGAAGGCCTGCAAATTGCGCTGCCCTCGGAATGTCTTCCCGTCATACCTCTGGAAAAACTGGCCCAGCGCTTGTTGGAACTGGCCAGAAACATCCAACCAAAACAAGTTGCGAAAAATCCCCGGGGCCCCAAGGTGCCTAAACCCAAAACATGGGTGCAAGGCACTGCGGTGCATGCACATGTTTCAACGGACCGGGTAATCAAGGCCGCCAAAACGAAAAGACCTTGA
- a CDS encoding ATP-binding protein has protein sequence MLAPLQMTSASRQNLWRLTFIRILVLAAQAGSVGLAYWFDLLPLPWLQLAITLVCSSVLCALTAIRLRASWPVTELEYAVQLAGDLFIHSALLYFSGGSTNPFVSYYLVPLTIAAVTLPWRYSLILSGIALALYTLLLARFYPLETFPIARENLQIYGMWLSFALAAAVITFFAARMAEELRRQEELRAIRREEGLRDEQLLAVATQAAGAAHELGTPLATMSVLLKEMRQDHHDPALQDDLSVLQDQVKLCKETLQYLVRAAEANRRLDIDMQAVTFWLDDALNRWHLMRPEASYRFQCLGKGVVPRMAPPPDLTQALLNLLNNAADACPDNLEVALDWNAYELTICIRDHGAGVPLAIAEQIGKPFYTTKGKGFGLGLFLSKASVTRAGGSVKLYPHEEGGTLTELRLPHADRGDET, from the coding sequence ATGCTCGCCCCTTTGCAAATGACTTCCGCCTCTCGCCAGAACCTCTGGCGCCTGACATTCATCCGTATCCTGGTCCTCGCGGCCCAGGCCGGTTCCGTGGGGCTTGCCTATTGGTTCGACCTGCTGCCACTGCCCTGGCTGCAACTGGCGATCACCCTGGTCTGTTCCAGCGTGCTCTGCGCGCTGACGGCGATTCGCCTGCGTGCCTCGTGGCCGGTGACCGAGCTGGAATATGCGGTGCAGCTGGCCGGGGACTTGTTTATCCACAGCGCGCTGCTGTATTTCTCCGGCGGTTCCACCAACCCCTTCGTCTCCTATTACCTGGTGCCGCTGACCATCGCCGCCGTGACCTTGCCGTGGCGGTATTCGCTGATCCTGTCCGGCATCGCCCTGGCGCTGTACACCTTGCTGCTGGCGCGCTTCTACCCACTGGAAACCTTCCCCATCGCTCGGGAAAACCTGCAGATCTATGGGATGTGGCTGAGCTTCGCCCTGGCCGCGGCGGTCATCACGTTTTTTGCCGCGCGCATGGCCGAGGAGCTGCGCCGCCAGGAAGAGCTGCGGGCGATCCGTCGTGAAGAAGGCCTGCGGGACGAGCAATTGCTGGCCGTAGCGACCCAGGCCGCTGGCGCCGCCCATGAACTGGGCACACCGCTGGCGACCATGAGCGTGCTGCTCAAGGAAATGCGCCAGGACCATCACGACCCGGCGCTGCAGGACGATCTCAGCGTGCTCCAGGACCAGGTCAAGCTCTGCAAGGAAACCCTGCAATACCTGGTGCGCGCCGCCGAGGCCAATCGCCGGCTGGACATCGACATGCAGGCGGTCACCTTTTGGCTCGACGATGCCCTGAACCGCTGGCACCTGATGCGCCCGGAAGCCAGTTATCGCTTCCAGTGCCTGGGCAAGGGCGTGGTGCCGCGCATGGCGCCGCCGCCGGACCTGACCCAGGCCCTGTTGAACCTGCTGAACAATGCCGCCGATGCCTGTCCCGACAACTTGGAAGTGGCGTTGGACTGGAACGCCTATGAACTGACCATCTGCATTCGCGACCACGGCGCCGGTGTGCCCCTGGCGATTGCCGAGCAGATCGGCAAGCCGTTCTATACCACCAAAGGCAAAGGTTTCGGCCTGGGCCTGTTCTTGAGCAAAGCCAGCGTGACACGCGCCGGCGGCTCGGTGAAACTCTACCCCCATGAGGAAGGCGGCACGCTCACCGAGCTGCGCCTGCCCCATGCCGACCGAGGAGACGAAACATGA
- the kdgD gene encoding 5-dehydro-4-deoxyglucarate dehydratase, whose product MNPQELKSILSSGLLSFPVTDFTAQGDFNRDSYIKRLEWLAPYGASALFAAGGTGEFFSLAASEYSQVIKTAVDTCATSVPILAGVGGATRQAIEYAQEAERLGAKGLLLLPHYLTEASQDGVAAHVEAVCKSVKIGVVVYNRNVCRLNATQLEQLAERCPNLIGYKDGLGDIELMVSIRRRLGDRFSYLGGLPTAEVYAAAYKALGVPVYSSAVFNFIPKTAMDFYHAIARDDHETVGKIIDDFFLPYLDIRNRKAGYAVSIVKAGAKIVGYDAGPVRTPLTDLLPEEYEALAALIDKQGKQ is encoded by the coding sequence ATGAATCCACAAGAACTGAAGTCCATCCTCTCGTCTGGCCTGCTGTCGTTCCCGGTCACCGATTTCACTGCCCAAGGCGATTTCAATCGCGACAGCTACATCAAGCGCCTCGAGTGGCTGGCCCCGTATGGCGCCTCTGCATTGTTCGCAGCGGGCGGCACCGGTGAATTCTTCTCCCTGGCCGCCAGCGAGTATTCCCAGGTCATCAAGACCGCCGTCGATACCTGCGCCACCAGCGTGCCAATCCTTGCCGGTGTCGGCGGTGCCACCCGCCAAGCCATCGAATACGCTCAAGAAGCCGAGCGCCTGGGCGCCAAGGGCTTGTTGCTGTTGCCGCATTACCTGACCGAAGCCAGCCAGGACGGCGTTGCCGCCCACGTTGAAGCCGTGTGCAAATCGGTGAAGATCGGCGTGGTGGTGTACAACCGCAACGTCTGCCGCCTGAACGCCACCCAGCTGGAACAACTGGCCGAGCGCTGCCCGAACCTGATCGGCTACAAGGATGGCTTGGGCGATATCGAACTGATGGTGTCGATCCGTCGTCGCCTCGGCGATCGTTTCAGCTACCTGGGCGGCCTGCCGACCGCTGAAGTCTACGCCGCGGCCTACAAGGCCCTGGGCGTGCCGGTCTACTCCTCGGCGGTGTTCAACTTCATCCCGAAAACCGCGATGGACTTCTACCACGCCATTGCCCGTGACGATCACGAGACTGTCGGCAAGATCATCGACGACTTCTTCCTGCCTTACCTGGACATCCGCAACCGCAAGGCCGGTTACGCGGTGAGCATCGTCAAGGCTGGCGCGAAGATCGTTGGCTATGACGCAGGCCCTGTGCGCACGCCGCTGACCGACCTGCTGCCAGAAGAATACGAAGCCCTGGCCGCGCTGATCGACAAGCAAGGCAAGCAGTAA
- a CDS encoding DUF6124 family protein, producing the protein MDKSVPDPPFNKTNPLSGFDSIEDLLKDRAAAERALNHYLNPKPPEPSTDQRIDSLFSVTAKADADTLLTSTSETLASIKAMAEDLAFEVEGTRRSVALGIHQLVELCQLLVDKALDQLEAPASPVP; encoded by the coding sequence ATGGATAAGTCAGTCCCCGATCCACCCTTCAACAAAACCAACCCTCTTTCCGGCTTCGATTCCATCGAAGACCTACTCAAAGACCGCGCCGCCGCCGAGCGCGCCCTCAATCACTACCTCAACCCAAAGCCTCCAGAGCCAAGCACCGATCAGCGCATCGACAGCCTGTTTTCCGTCACCGCCAAAGCCGACGCCGACACGCTATTGACCAGCACCTCCGAAACCTTGGCCTCAATCAAAGCCATGGCCGAGGACCTGGCCTTTGAAGTGGAGGGTACGCGGCGCAGTGTGGCGCTGGGGATTCATCAGTTGGTGGAGTTGTGCCAGTTGCTGGTGGACAAGGCGCTGGATCAGCTTGAGGCACCGGCCAGCCCTGTACCGTGA
- a CDS encoding response regulator transcription factor — MSDEIQVDGEELPHLLLVDDDATFTRVMARAMSRRGFRVSTAGSAEEGLTIAQADLPDYAALDLKMDGDSGLVLLPKLLELDPEMRVVILTGYSSIATAVEAIKRGACNYLCKPADADDVLAALLSEHADLDTLVPENPMSVDRLQWEHIQRVLTEHEGNISATARALGMHRRTLQRKLQKRPVRR, encoded by the coding sequence ATGAGTGACGAGATCCAAGTCGACGGCGAAGAACTGCCGCACCTGTTGCTGGTGGATGACGACGCCACCTTCACCCGCGTCATGGCCCGGGCCATGTCCCGCCGCGGCTTTCGCGTGAGTACCGCAGGCTCCGCCGAGGAAGGCCTGACCATCGCCCAGGCCGACCTGCCGGACTATGCCGCCCTGGACCTGAAAATGGACGGCGATTCGGGCCTGGTGCTGTTGCCCAAGTTGCTGGAGCTGGACCCGGAGATGCGCGTGGTGATCCTCACCGGTTATTCGAGCATCGCCACCGCGGTCGAGGCCATCAAGCGCGGTGCCTGCAATTACCTGTGCAAACCGGCGGATGCCGATGACGTACTGGCGGCGCTGTTGTCCGAGCACGCCGACCTCGACACCCTGGTGCCGGAAAACCCCATGTCGGTGGATCGCTTGCAATGGGAACACATCCAGCGGGTGCTGACCGAGCACGAAGGCAATATCTCCGCCACCGCCCGCGCCCTGGGCATGCACCGGCGGACCTTGCAGCGCAAATTGCAGAAACGTCCCGTGCGTCGCTGA